In Capsicum annuum cultivar UCD-10X-F1 chromosome 11, UCD10Xv1.1, whole genome shotgun sequence, one genomic interval encodes:
- the LOC124888950 gene encoding uncharacterized protein LOC124888950, protein MNGAVKATNKNIKRILRKIVDGNREWHERLPYALLGYHTTIRTSIGATLYMLVYGSEAVIPAEVKIPSLRVIREVGLHDVEWIHSRIKQLILIDEKRLDAICHSQLYQNRMIKVFNNKVKPRRFTLGQLVLKKIFPHQGEAKEKFMPNWQGPYIVHRVLSGGAVILAEMDGTISTKPINSDAIKKYNI, encoded by the coding sequence ATGAATGGAGCAGTTAAAGCTACAAACAAGAATATTAAGAGGATCTTGAGGAAGATAGTGGATGGTAATAGAGAGTGGCATGAGAGGTTGCCATATGCTTTACTTGGATATCATACCACAATCAGAACTTCTATTGGGGCAACTCTCTATATGTTGGTTTATGGGTCGGAAGCAGTAATACCTGCAGAAGTAAAGATACCTTCATTGAGAGTCATTCGGGAGGTTGGTCTACACGACGTTGAATGGATTCATAGCAGGATCAAGCAATTGATTCTCATTGATGAGAAGAGATTGGATGCAATCTGTCATAGTCAACTCTATCAAAATAGAATGATAAAGGTGTTCAACAATAAAGTCAAGCCTCGTCGATTCACGCTGGGACAGTTAGTATTGAAGAAGATATTCCCTCACCAAGGTGAAGCCAAAGAAAAATTTAtgccaaattggcaaggtccttACATAGTTCATCGAGTACTCTCAGGAGGAGCAGTAATCCTCGCAGAAATGGACGGCACAATAAGCACGAAGCCGATCAACTCAGATGCCATCAAGAAGTACAACATTTGA